Genomic segment of Carassius carassius chromosome 19, fCarCar2.1, whole genome shotgun sequence:
ATGCCAGTCGCACCGTGCTGCAGCCGCTATAAACGCTCTTAACATCCCATTCGGGTGTATCCTCCTGCTGATGAACAGCTGAACTGAGCCAGGGGTAAACGTGACACCCTTCATCAGTACTACTGAAGACCGTACACACACCTACTTTTTCTATTTCTCTTTCACTTTTCCCATTGCTCCCTGTGAAATACTGTTGCCGTTTCAGATGTAGACTTACAGCTAGATGGGTAAATGTTCTAGAAACTCGTAGGTACAAATGTTTATGGGgaaatgcaaagaaaataaatataaaaaagcatttGGGGAGTTGAAGgtgcttttatacattttttgtcgTCTTtcgtttaaatattttgttttgcctTTATGAAAAAACCCTCTGGTAAACTTGTGCATTAAGAAATATTGAGAACTTGTTCTCTataaattttgatttatttttccccAAATTTTAGATTGCCTTTTCCATCTATtgcatataaaatgtattgtagTATATGTTTGGGTGGAATATGGGGTGTCCGTCTTGTTTGATATGCAGCTGAAAATGTGGTGCAATATTTGCTTGGCCATTTGGCTTTTATATGACCTATAGCGATGAAGAGAGACTTGGAATAGTATTGATTTATATTCAAGTCTTTACTGATGACTGTTGGTTGTTTTATTCTTCTTTTATAAACGTAAATCTAACAAGCTCGGTGGAATTGATGtagcttgtcttttttttttttttttaaagattctttaTGCCTCTCCACACCTACAGACCTAATAAAACAATAGTTTTCCTTCTCTCTAGAGCTTTACAGTGTGAAGTTGCACAGCCATTGTGTAGAATGTCTGTCTTCAGAAAGACACATGAAAAATGTTCACACACCTTTACTGAATATAGGAAGCATCCGATGAGAGTGCTTCACACatcagattatttattttagatcTTGTTCACTGTCTGATTTGTACTGTACTGTTGTTCTCATTTTCCATGTCTTTGGCAACCACTTTATTCATGTTTTGTGTTTTGATCATCCGAGGAGGTTCATGGAAGAGTGGGTCTTGTATGTATGATGTTCTCTGAAACAGTGGTATAAGCTCTACTTAATTGATTAGTATCCAGTCTTTGACTtccttaaacattttaaataaaatttatttaggagaaaaaaaatcaaccgTGTTTCATTGGTTTTAATTCCAGATTCAGAACTACTTGGTAGTGAATGTGCCTTCCTCCCTTATTTCAGCCCAAGAGCGTCACATGTCCTATGTGCATCTCTTAGTGAGTGGCTCGAGGTGGCTGCCTGTTAGCCTGTTGAACTCGCTGAGAATGTAACTTTCTTTCTGCTGCATCTgtcaaaaaagaaaactattaatAGACAAggagaaagggggaaaaaacatttgacTCAAAAGTCCAGCTAGTACACAATGCCTTTTTTGACACAAAGTAGTGACTTTAAAACCTTAGGTTTGGATATTTTTGCTAATTGTGTACGTCTAACTAAAATTCAGTTATATTTGCTTTTTAATAGCTTTTGGGTAAATAGtgcacacaataaaaaaaagattaggaCAATTGTCAACTAATGGAGGTAGAAAATTTCCATAGTATTTCATATGTAATCATAAATCATAGAGAAAGtcacttaaaatctcaaaactaatactgtgaaaaccattttgaaatcagaCAATTAGTTACAATGGAGTTCTACTTTAAAATCTTAAAGCGGTCTCCTCCTTAATGAGTGGCAAGTGATCTTACAATCTATTATGGGATTTTGCAAACATAATgtctaaatatttcataaattgtctttttttgtggGTGGGTGGTTGACTGTTAAGGTGTTTATGTAATAGAAAAGTAAACCTCTGAGAAGTATTCACTGGAATGACAGGTTTGACAACTGCTGCCCCTTTACTCTAAGCGaaatgaatactgaaaaaatatttttctctacAAGATGGGGGCCTGACAGAAAAAGTTCGGAAACCACTTATTTagcatgtagcctgtcatttagAGATGTGTTTCTCACCCTGAAGGCATCGGCATGACTGATATGCAAATATTTCTTAATACACTGAAATCCAACATGGCTATTTTAATAAATCCACCACACAGTGTAAAGGGAATACTACTGAATATAAAGTTGAGAATCACTACTTGATAGTTTTCTCTTTTGGTTTTGTTCCTACAAGCAGCTTGTATATTTCCATAAACCATCAAAGACAAGCTACAGCCACTCCTCTCCTGAAACCTGTCCCACCTCAATCCAGTCCTCTTCAGTTTCATGTCTGTATCCCAGTAAGTGACAGATGCCATGAGCAGTCACCACCTGCGCAACACCACAGAAAACCATGTTGTTAAACCTTCGTGACATCCTGCCAGGCTGCAGATATAAATGTGCTCAGACTACACATATCTCTTACTGTAAGTGCTTCATGAAGTTCCTGGGAAGTTTCTTTACACCGGTGCTTTACATACTCTACACCCAAGAAGATGTCGCCTAAGTTATACTCATCTCTTTGGAGGGCACATGGGATTTTGCCAGGCCTCAGATCCTTTGGAAATGAAACACACTTTATTTTCCTTTAACTGCTCAGACATGGGTTACTTCCACTGCTACCAAAAACTGACATGCTTTAGCCACCTGTCAATGGCCAAtgtttatatacaggtgctggtcatataattagaatatcatcaaaatgtGTATTTCACTACTTCCATTTTAAAAAGTGAATATCATTGTAtatcatattcattcattacacacagactgatatatttcaaatgcttcagtatctcagaaaattagaatattgtgaaaaggttcaatattgaagacacctggtgccacactctaatccaCATGGTGCaaagagattcacaaagagtggactgcagctggagtcagtgcttcaagaaccactacacacagacttatgcaagacatgggtttctgctgtcgcattccttgtgtcaagccactcttgaacaacagacagcgtcagaagcgtctcacttcaaaaaggactggactgctgctgagtggtccaaagttatgttctctgatgaaagtaaatttagcatttcctttggaaatcagggtcccagagtctggaggaagagaggtacataatccacgttgcttgaggtccagtgtaaagtttctacagtcagtgatggtttgcagtgccatgtcatctgctggtgttggtccactgtgttttctgaggtccaaggtcaacgcagctgaagttttagagcacttcatgcttcctctgctgaccaactttatggagatgcagatttcattttccaacaggacttggcccctgcacacagtgccaaagctacatgtacctggtttaaggaccatggtatccctgttcttaaatgACCAgtaaactcgcctgaccttaaccccatagaaaatctatggggtattgtgaagaggaagatgcgatatgccagacccaacaatgcagaagagctgaaggctactactatcagagcaacctgggctctcataacacctgagcagtgtcacagactgatcgactcaatGCCacactgcattgctgcagtaattcaagcAAAAGGAGcaccaactaagtattgagtgttgtacatgctcatacttttcattttcatatgttTCAtgtggccaagatttctaaaaatcctttctttgtattggtcttaagtaatattcaaattttctgagatactgaatttgggattttccttagttgtcagttataatgatcaaaattaaagaaataaacatttgaaatatcagtgtgtaatgaattaatattatataagttcaactttttgaatagaattagtgaaataaatcaactttttgatgatattctaattatatgaccagcacctgtacaagaGAATAGTCCAAAATTAGGCCAAGTACTTCCTCTTGTCGATGAGAAGAAAGTGTATAGCCATGAAATCAACCTTGAGAGCGCTTGTACCTCGTAGAACGGGAACGACAGCACGTCTGTGGGCTGGTTGTTTTTCCTGTAGAGGTTGTTGATGTGTTGAATCCTGCGGTTGTCCACACAGATGATGCCCAGGTCAAACCTCTGGACCCCGAAGATGTGTCTCAGGACCTCCACATCTCTGCGCAGTTTGGCGCGTCTCAGGGGAACCACGCTCTGAAGATTCCGCAGAACTACACCCATAGCGAGAGTACAATTAAatagaataaatacaaattataaccTACAAAACCCAACCGGTTTTTTCACAAGGTGAGCGTCTCAAATAGAAATGTGTAAACGCGTTGTTCACAAAAAG
This window contains:
- the ybey gene encoding endoribonuclease YbeY, which translates into the protein MGVVLRNLQSVVPLRRAKLRRDVEVLRHIFGVQRFDLGIICVDNRRIQHINNLYRKNNQPTDVLSFPFYEDLRPGKIPCALQRDEYNLGDIFLGVEYVKHRCKETSQELHEALTVVTAHGICHLLGYRHETEEDWIEMQQKESYILSEFNRLTGSHLEPLTKRCT